The genomic DNA TAGATCTGTAATAAACAACAATATCTGAATTCACATAAAGCTTAATCGATTTACACAACGTACCTTCTTGATTGTTCCAAAAAACGATCTCTTCCTTCACAATCGATCTCTCATTGCTACAGGAACCAGCAACGACTTCCATTCACAATAGATTAACAAAAAGTAACGGAAAAAAACGTCAGTTAGTGAAACTTAACTCAAAATGATGACGAAAAACATCTATATGTGAAACTTAAACGCAGATTCACTCAATATGAATAATTAAAACATCGATAAGTGAAATTTAAACGCAGATtaagagaaaatgatgaagaaaaacATGAAAAAGTGAAATGATACCATGTGAGAACGGGCGGATGATCGAGGAGCAGAGCCGGAAAGTGAATCGACGGGATGACTTTCCGACCAGGTCAACAGATCTGCGGTGGAAGTGTAAGATTTTCTCACCGGCGACTTCCGTTCGGAGAATTTGCTGAGGAGTTGGTCGGAGGAGGCTTTGGTGATGTGTTGGACGGTGGTTGTATGGTGGCGGTGCGATCGGAGAAGGCGGTAGCTGAGTAGGGTTTTGGTGATGTGTTGACGGTGGTTTTAGGTTTAGAAACTTTCAAAATAGAGGAGTAGGTGATGTGTTGGTCACTTACGACTTTACgtcatatataatatattaaaatttcATATAGGAATGTGCAAATATCtccaaaaagaaaaagaaagaatgTGTGGCTGCACTTTTAAAATATTTGTAACACATTTTATAACGAAATTGTGACAGAATTATATGTTATTAGCGTTTGTTACTATTGTGTAgcaaatttgtttaaaaaattgGGGTTTTTTTTGTTGTTATAAATACGTCACaattttgtcaaaatttgtgacgcATTTTTTTCCGTAGCAAAATTCGGTTGTAAATTGACTACTTTTCTAGTAGTGAACTACCTCTCAACTAGCTAAGTTCGTTTTTATTGGAATAAATTGAGCTAAGAGTTTAGCTTCAAGATAAATTGAAACGTGTTAATTAATATAACATTAACTTATTAGAATGATATTATTCTACTAGACACATAATTTCCAAAGGCGGAAGCAATCATAGATTACTAATTAATCCATCGTTTTGGATCATTCAAACGGATTGGTATTATAACATGGATTAGTATCTTTTTATAAAGTAACATAGAATGATGCAAATACATCATACAATGTGGACAGTCTTCTGTCCATACTAGACCAAAAATTATGAGTATTTAAATTTGCTTCTCACTTTtttttggtgtgtgtgtgtgctgACTCAAATGAGAAGACTCACAATTGAAAGAAAGAATATATCAAGGTGATGAAAAAACaaatttatttaaagataaagtGTTCCCTACCCCATTTGCTTTTTCTAACCATCTCTTTCTCTTCTCCTATCAAAACCCCCTAAACACCACCATCATCTTTCCTTCTTTCCTGTTGGTCATATCTCCCTTTAGATCATCTGGTTCtaaggtctctctctctctctctctctctctcactatatatattttatatacacatacatatatgcatgtatgtactacTAAAATGCTTAAtgactgattttatataatatatgATCTTCTTGAGCAGTGTTTTCAAGTCTCAAGGCTGGTGTCACTTGTGTTATAACCAGAAGAAGATCAAGATAATAAATATACATAAATGGCACCAGTTTCATTGCCTCCAGGCTTCCGATTTCATCCCACCGATGAAGAGCTTGTCGCTTACTATCTAAAGAGAAAAATAAATGGACGTAAAATCGAACTCGAAGTTATCCCTGAAGTTGATCTCTACAAATGCGAACCATGGGATTTACCAGGTAAAATATGCATGTATTTATGGCAATGCACCCATTGCAAGTCTCCTTTTTATATGGTTACAATAGTAGAAAAATATCTTTCATTCTCATCGAATTTTAGGTTGCTTTCTGGTTTATGTAAGTATCACAATATATATTTCAGGAACATAGCAATACTGTTAATCATTTATAAATACACATTCCATAATAGGCCAACAAATTTCATATGTTTATACACCCGTGGTATATATAAAAATACTTTTTAATGTTTATTCAAATATCCACAAATGTACTACAAGAATTTTAAAGAAAAAAGCTTACAATAAAGCAATATGAGCATGCTCATTAACAGTTTCTGTAATAGAAGGGATCAGTAAATTAACATTGTTGTCAAAGGTCTTCATTTAAAGTTTTTCTATTGCCCATGGCATTATAACCATTAGCTTCTGGGTTCGATTCATACAATAGGGGTTTTTCCAAATTTATTAAGTTTTTTCTTGAATCGCTGTATAAGCATTATTGCCTAGTGAAGATGGATAATCCAAATTTGccattcaaattttttttttctatatcaTTTAAATTTTTTGTCCTCAATTGCCAAAAATGAAGCTTCAAGATTTATGAGTTTTTCGACCTTGTTCTTGGTTAACACTTCAAAAAACCAGAAAGAAAGTTCAACATAAAACTGTTTATCTTGATTTTAATTCAAAATTTTATGaaataaaatttaaatttaaaaaaaaacatgaaacatTGATAAAAAACGATTTATGTCTATaatttttgttctcgcaataataaACTGTTCTTTAATCCGAACCTCCCTATAAATACATACTATGAATAAATTATATATTCTTTGAGATGCATACACAAGACAGTCAATTATAATTGAAACTTTTGAGATAAAAAAATTGAGCCTAAGATCATCATGATAATTGTTACTTGATGACAAAAAGTTAATAACTAAAGGTAATTAAGGTCGTTAATCGTACCTCTTTTTAACTCACATAAGAACACATTTTAGTAATTAGAAGACAAGATTGAAGTCAAAAAGCAAACTAAAGAGGAAAGAACTCGACTACGCTTACCTGTTCTTTCAAAGATAGATATGATTACCAACTTTTCCTTTCTTTAATAAATATCTGTCAGCAAATCTACTTCCTGAATTATTTTATATTTAGACATAATTGTGTTCATTAGTGTTTCCAGTTTTTCATAAAGTTTACGCGTCCATATATCTTTAATTCTTTTATTTCTACGTTAGTAAGtcataaaaattaaaatttacttgtATATTTTACTCCTAATTAAATATTATCATTCACAAaggtaaaaatatttttctaggtATTGTTTTAACTATTATATTcgtgttttgttgttttacattTGTTAcgttgatttttttattttcattctaTGTTGGGAATTAAGGATATAACAGTTTTATTCAAATTCTTCTATAGGGAAATCGCTTTTGCCAAACAAAGATCTAGAATGGTATTTCTTTAGTCCAAGAGATCGTAAATACCCGAACGGATCAAGGACAAACCGAGCCACGAAAGGCGGGTATTGGAAGGCAACCGGCAAGGACAGGAATGTTAGTTCACAATCACGGGTAGTTGGGCTGAAGAAAACCCTAGTTTACTATAGAGGGAGAGCACCTCATGGTGCTCGAAGCGATTGGGTTATGCATGAGTACCGCCTTGATGAGCGAGAATGCGAAAGTGAATCCGGACTTAAGGTGAATCTTCTTCATTAATTTTAACTTACTTGTTGATGAAAAACATGTTCATGGGCGGAACAAGGGGTTCAAGAGGTGTTGTTGACATCCAATCACCAGGATTtgtctgcttttgtttttatctataaaatttgattaaaaaaaacatGAGTTGGACCCCTAGTTGTAACTAGTAGAATAGAGAAGTTACACCACTGAATATGTTGAATTCTATCATGATTAATATTTATGCTTCTTTTTGTTCTTAAAGTTGCAGGATGCTTATTCGCTTTGCCGTGTGTTTAAGAAGAGTTTGAATGCTCCAAAGACGAACGATGGAGTAAATTCTGCTGCCGCGGTAAGTGGTAACTCATCAAGTATGGATCATTATTCAGAGGGAGGAATTGTTGAAGATATGATGGAGAATTGCAATGCTCAAGCACCCATGCTTTCATCTATATCTAACATAAACCATGGATCCCCATATGCCTCAAGTGATGGGAGATGGATGCAATACCTAACAGAAGAAGCATATACTCTCTCAAATCCAAGTTTTACTAACTGTGGGAATGCTTATTATCCTCCATCCAAGGTACAATGCTAGTCGATCATTCACCCGAACACCATATTCACCCACACCTTTATTTTTCTTTGCTAGAGATTTCTCTTTAATACAAATTGGTGTTTATTTAGGGTCGGAGTGGTAATGAATTTTTGAGTCGTTTATTGGTATCCACGTTCGTTATTCTCACTATTAGAAAATTTACTTTAAGCGACCAAAACATCATCGACGATCACCAACAAATATTCCACGccaaagaaaacacataaaaatgtaatttactcATGCAAGCAAACTATCTTAATATGTTATTGCCTTTGATGTTTACACCAAAGAAAATTTACATATATGAGAACAATAAGTTTTCATTTAACTACCCATGCAAGCAAACTATCTTAATATGTTATTGCCTTTACCATACAACTATCCAAATATTTTCAGGCTGATATAGGGTTAGAATGTGCAAGGATGCAACAAAGGTTATCAATGCCTCCATTGCAGGTACAAGATCTCCAACAGCAAGGAGCTACTAGCTATGTGGATTTAATGAACATGCCACAGACAAGTAGCAGCATTCAAGACTTTACAACTTCCAATGGTCCTCAACAGGACATTTTGCAGGAAATCCTTTCGGTAGCTCAAGTTTCACAGGATCTCATCAATCAGAATGCTTGGGGCGGATCCTATTCCGGTCATCACGAAGATGATTTCTCGTTTCTAGCAAATAATGATAGCAACATTAATCAAATGCAAGATGTGGGCTGGTCTAGGTTCGTTGGAGATGATCACAGTATGAGGTCTATAGAGGTTGGTGGTGCAGATGAACATCATGGAACTGATAGAATggttgagaatttaagatgggTTGGTATGTCTAACAAGGAACATGACCTGGTAATTATCAATCCTTTCACAAGTTCATATTAGTATATATTAAGAAATTAGTTAGGAAacgttaggttttttttttttttttttttttttttttttttttttatctcacGCTTGATCTGTTCATAAGACTCGTGGCTCGCTTAGAAAATGCTTGAGAAAAGTTTACTTAAAATTGGCTTATGTGTAAATAAGCTGAGCCTGAGACAACAAGATCAACTCTCTGGTTATGAGGCTAGCTGGCTTGTTTGTTTGTCTCATTTAAATTAGAGCCCAAATTttgataaatataatatataaaccaaatgtttataatatatatatatatatatatatatatatatatatattatatcaaTTTGGTAGTGTATAAATTACGTATATGCTAAAGTTTTTTTATACATATACAATAAATTATAAAGGGTCAATCTATTTGGACACCTTATCTGCCTATTTAGACACCCtttgcctcgtataggcctatacgaggcgtatagggtTACATCAAAATCAGTGCCTGACTCATGTCACTTCTGGTTTGACCCcttcaagacgcctcgtataggcctatactgggcgtaTGGGACCCTTCGTATAGGCCTCATATGTGACCCTTTGCCCcttatatgcctcgtataggcctatactgggcgtcttgaagggttttttttttttttttttttttttttttttttttttttaacaaacattttatacaatattaatcgttttagcaaacttttatacaaaaacaagtttttttattttaaataattaatattaggaccccTCGTTGGTTTTTTTTAGTTGAAAAATAGATGTTTTAGTAGGGTAATTTGATTGTTTTTTGAGGGTGATGTTTTTTGAGTAAAAAAAtggtgtatagtataagtctaatataggtcccatataggtcttgtataagcctataggcctaaacgggacctaaaccacacctatagtccTATACGAGTGTTGTATCTTATCCAATAGTCTAatatcgtattgtattgtatcgtatcgtatcatatcgtatcgtatagtatagtatagtatagtgtagtataagtctcgtataggtcttgtataagcctatcgtgttgtatcgtatcgtatagtatagtataacTCTCGTATAgctctcgtatagacctatatgggacctatacgagacttatactatacactatacgatacaatacgataccatactatacgatacaatacgatactatcgtatcatatagtgtagtatagatcccttataggtcttgtataggcctatCGACGTATACGGGCGTTGTATCGTATCgcatagtgtatagtataagtctagTATATGgcccctataggtcttgtataagcctataggcctaaacgggacctaaaccacacctatagtccTATACGAGTGTTGTATCTTATCCAATAGTCtagtatcgtattgtattgtatcgtatcatatcgtatcgtatcgtatagtgtagtataaatcTCGTATAGGCATTGTATGGGCCTATGGATGTGGTATCGTATCCTATAGTATCATGTTGTAtcgcatcgtatcgtatagtatagtgtagtataagtctcgtataggtcttgtataagcctatcgtgttgtatcgtatcgtatagtatagtataagtctcgtataggcatcgtataattaatattagtgttattataattaatatgagttttttataattaatattagtgttattgatattaatatgagtttttttataattaacattagtgttattataattaatatgagttttttataattaatattagtgttattataattaatatgagtgttattataattaatatgagttttttataattaatatgagtctttttataattaatattagtgttattataattaatatgagttttttatagttaatattagtgttattgatatttaaaaagagaaaacaaaaaaaaaactcttcaagacgcccagtatagggctatactgggcgtctatgtggaccaaaagaccattatacccctgaattaggcctatactgggggcaATTCAGGGGTTTAATGGTCTTTTGGACCCTTCGTATAGCcccagtatagccctatactgggcgtctatttttatttttttttgttttttctttttaaatattaaaaaaagaaaacaaaaaaaaataataatagacgcccagtatagggctatactgggcgtatacgaggggtccaaaagaccattatagccctgagttaggcctatactgggggcaATTAAGGGGTTTAATGGTCTTTTGGACCCttcgtatagccctatactgggcgtcttgaagggttttttttttttttttttaacaaacattttatacaatattaatcgttttagcaaacttttatacaaaaacaataaaactttttttaaaaaaacaactCAAATTACCCCACCAAAACACCCATTTTTTTACTCAAAAAACATCACCCTCCAAAAACAATCAAATTACCCTAACAAAACATTCATTTttcaactcaaaaaaaaaaaaaaaaaaccaacgaggggtcctaatattaattatttaaaataaaaaaacttgtttttgtataaaagttttgctaaaacgattaatattgttaaaatgtttgttaaaaaaaaaaaaaaaaaaaaaaaaaaaaaaaaaaacccttatatacgcctagtataggcctatactaggCATATAAGAGAGGcaaaaaagaccaatttacccccagtataggcctaaatcaggggctaaatggtctttttcccctagacgcccagtataggcctatacgaggcgtatacgaggcaaataagacaaaatatgacataatcagagattctcttggaaattgaaaaaggctatacgcctcgtataggtctatacgaggcgtcttgaagGGTGTCCAAATAGGCAATAAGGTGTGTAAATATGTAGACCCATTATAAATAGTAACTTTAAAGTATAAAAAGTATTAAATATAAAGGTGTTAGCTTCAACTCATGAGCTTTTCACACCTGAGCTCTCAGAGCTTCATATTTTAGCTCATTAAATAAAAGAGCCAAGCGGCTTGTTTAACTTTGAGCCCGAGCCCAAACTGACTCGGCACGTTTACAACCCCATCCCATAGGAGTTTATGTGCTTATATTTATGGGTTCCTACATATCTTTTAACCTAAAGTTATATACTTATATCTAAAATATAGACTGATTTTCTTGAGATTTACAGACGTTTTGGGACGATTACAAGACTGTTCCGTTGGAAAATATACCAAGTATTAAGAGGGAGGAGCATGAGGTTCAAGGTACAAATCGCTAAGCATTAGTTACTGTCCCAAGAAGCTACACCATGCACATCTTCATTCTCATAGCTAGACCCCATTTCACTAAGAACTTGAAAAACAGTTGCAGGAGATAGCAGCATACACAACAACTTGGAAATCACCGAAGACCCCTTCTCAAACAATAACTTCTTAGACGGATCCGATTTGGATGACTTCACCACCACCCCAAACTACCAAATTTACGAGAAAACTAAAGCCAGTCACGGGTTGATCGTGTCAACCCGACATGTTTCAAAAACATTCTTTCACGAAATCGTCCCTTCTGAAATCGGCAAGGTTCAACTGAACCTGGGAATGGTATATGACCAGGAAGTAGTTAAGTCCTTTGGCGGGCCGAAGCCTGACAAGAGAGTTATAACACGACAAAACAAAGGAGTATCACTGACGGCTAGATCCGAAGTAACTATTAAGACTACAATGAGCCCTTTTGTCAACTTGGTTTTTCTGTGGATATATTGTTTTTTTCATGAGGAATCAAACAATTGTGATATGAAGTTCAAAGATGATTATGAAGAGGAACAAGAAGGACGAAGCATATCAAATGTGGTTTTGGAGAAGGTGATATGGCCATGTGTGACCTTGGCTTTGGCATTTTCTACCATTTGGGTACATCATAAGTACTAATTACAAGGGTGTTTTTAAACTCTTTTTACATTAATTAATTATTTCTAACCAT from Helianthus annuus cultivar XRQ/B chromosome 7, HanXRQr2.0-SUNRISE, whole genome shotgun sequence includes the following:
- the LOC110894595 gene encoding NAC domain-containing protein 86 gives rise to the protein MAPVSLPPGFRFHPTDEELVAYYLKRKINGRKIELEVIPEVDLYKCEPWDLPGKSLLPNKDLEWYFFSPRDRKYPNGSRTNRATKGGYWKATGKDRNVSSQSRVVGLKKTLVYYRGRAPHGARSDWVMHEYRLDERECESESGLKLQDAYSLCRVFKKSLNAPKTNDGVNSAAAVSGNSSSMDHYSEGGIVEDMMENCNAQAPMLSSISNINHGSPYASSDGRWMQYLTEEAYTLSNPSFTNCGNAYYPPSKADIGLECARMQQRLSMPPLQVQDLQQQGATSYVDLMNMPQTSSSIQDFTTSNGPQQDILQEILSVAQVSQDLINQNAWGGSYSGHHEDDFSFLANNDSNINQMQDVGWSRFVGDDHSMRSIEVGGADEHHGTDRMVENLRWVGMSNKEHDLTFWDDYKTVPLENIPSIKREEHEVQVAGDSSIHNNLEITEDPFSNNNFLDGSDLDDFTTTPNYQIYEKTKASHGLIVSTRHVSKTFFHEIVPSEIGKVQLNLGMVYDQEVVKSFGGPKPDKRVITRQNKGVSLTARSEVTIKTTMSPFVNLVFLWIYCFFHEESNNCDMKFKDDYEEEQEGRSISNVVLEKVIWPCVTLALAFSTIWVHHKY